The Planifilum fimeticola genome window below encodes:
- a CDS encoding enoyl-CoA hydratase/isomerase family protein, whose amino-acid sequence MEVGGENCRLEMRKRVAVITIDRPPMNTLSRDTLAEIGTILDKIEGDGEVRAVVLTGAGEKMFSAGADVTEFAGMADPESAEATLKRMHDLFNRIERFPKPIIACLNGHALGGGNELQMACHLAVAADTAELGLPEVRLGIMPGYGGTQRLARLVGRRRALAVMLSGERIPAQTALDWGLVNRVVPREKVLEEAIKWAEQLAGGPPLAMKGILDAVIRGTDADLEQGLAIERENMLSVIRTEDAIEGVTSFFQKKTPNFKGR is encoded by the coding sequence ATGGAAGTGGGGGGAGAAAACTGTCGGCTTGAGATGCGGAAGCGGGTGGCGGTGATCACCATCGACCGGCCCCCGATGAACACCTTGAGCCGCGATACGCTCGCGGAAATCGGCACGATTTTGGACAAAATCGAGGGGGACGGGGAAGTCCGCGCCGTCGTTCTGACCGGGGCCGGGGAGAAGATGTTCTCCGCCGGGGCGGATGTGACGGAGTTTGCGGGCATGGCGGATCCCGAATCCGCCGAAGCCACCCTCAAGCGGATGCACGACCTGTTTAACCGGATCGAGCGCTTCCCCAAACCGATCATCGCCTGCCTCAACGGGCATGCCCTGGGCGGCGGAAACGAGCTGCAGATGGCCTGCCACCTGGCCGTCGCCGCCGACACCGCCGAGCTGGGACTGCCGGAGGTGCGCCTGGGGATCATGCCCGGTTACGGAGGGACCCAGCGGTTGGCCCGCCTGGTCGGCCGCCGGCGCGCCCTGGCGGTGATGTTGAGCGGGGAGCGCATTCCCGCCCAAACCGCCCTGGATTGGGGACTGGTCAACCGGGTGGTTCCCCGGGAGAAGGTCCTGGAGGAGGCGATAAAGTGGGCGGAGCAGCTGGCGGGAGGGCCGCCCCTCGCCATGAAGGGGATCCTGGATGCGGTCATCCGGGGGACCGATGCCGATCTGGAGCAGGGGCTGGCCATCGAGAGGGAAAACATGCTCTCGGTCATCCGGACGGAAGACGCCATCGAGGGCGTCACATCCTTCTTCCAGAAAAAGACCCCCAACTTCAAGGGGCGGTGA